In one window of Brachyhypopomus gauderio isolate BG-103 chromosome 16, BGAUD_0.2, whole genome shotgun sequence DNA:
- the nufip2 gene encoding LOW QUALITY PROTEIN: FMR1-interacting protein NUFIP2 (The sequence of the model RefSeq protein was modified relative to this genomic sequence to represent the inferred CDS: inserted 2 bases in 2 codons; deleted 8 bases in 7 codons; substituted 1 base at 1 genomic stop codon) yields MEERPSVGATRIYTRDGAESGPDRAKPSVNNDWRRRVFQDEETQTKKTENGKINGSIVEGEEIPTSLDQNSYSLSQNGDRLLLETNPKLKPSGRSLNAALKGNRNCSTTSRNNMDYRNERPSELITHEGKKEAFGFANGVVALPLAPLTNGYPGKLGADTDGSGSESGYTTPKKRRAQRNGKATDHMTTSVQGKAMQQTSKPDPDPAGSELVDRTPGPRADPSRAMLKADGHPGGPAKAREVSAAPAVPPGSDVQRKNSDSKVAGKKFEDKPSKVKVSTSTKEDSWTLFKPPPVFPVDNSSAKIVPKISYASKVKEXLNKTALAGGEALSPAPQVPGRPSQVPMSAVKTITSASFTNGPLTGEGNGCPLPGPHFSSVGSSSPAWPPPPLLAQTTEHPPAGQQHCITPLHGRARKPSLFVYPHSPSNMQLSLPSGRQADPPAAPTNQKSLGDIFQNQWGLSFINEPSAGPEGLACHPALKDKPVEVSVQGGCSAAVTACPSVSSQTLEQPPFPKAYEPDKRTSAQTSSKGIXPRPVCGVPAPPPNRRPRPADLGPDSQSDGAGDVGALVFCSSSSKDVGAELXPDLPVCAQPALAREQVQSKASERRASWGLFDLKAAVVYHTKEMEYILNLQKQDPNRVVLYSESKNGPDE; encoded by the exons ATGGAGGAGCGGCCCTCCGTAGGGGCGACCAGAATATACACCCGTGATGGAGCAGAGAGCGGACCGGATCGAGCGAAACCATCGGTGAACAATGACTGGAGGCGCCGtgtcttccaggacgaggaaacgCAGACGAAGAAAACAG AAAATGGAAAAATAAATGGATCTATAGTTGAGGGAGAGGAAATTCCCACATCCCTTGACCAAAACAGTTACTCTTTGAGTCAGAAT GGTGACAGACTCCTACTAGAAACCAACCCGAAGCTGAAACCTTCTGGACGGTCCTTAAATGCTGCCCTGAAGGGGAACAGAAACTGCAGTACCACTAGCAGAAACAACATGGACTACAGAAATGAAAGGCCGTCAGAGTTGATCACACATGAGGGCAAAAAGGAGGCGTTTGGTTTCGCTAACGGCGTAGTGGCG TTGCCTCTGGCTCCCCTTACCAACGGATATCCTGGCAAGCTTGGCGCCGACACCGATGGCAGCGGCTCCGAAAGCGGTTACACCACTCCAAAGAAGCGTCGGGCCCAACGCAACGGCAAGGCCACAGACCACATGACCACTTCCGTCCAGGGGAAGGCCATGCAGCAGACGAGCAAGCCGGATCCGGACCCTGCAGGTTCGGAACTGGTCGACAGGACACCGGGGCCGCGGGCGGATCCCAGCCGGGCCATGTTGAAGGCAGACGGCCATCCTGGTGGCCCCGCAAAAGCCCGGGAGGTGTCCGCAGCCCCTGCCGTGCCACCTGGGTCTGACGTTCAGCGTAAAAACTCCGATAGCAAAGTGGCCGGCAAGAAATTTGAGGATAAGCCCAGCAAGGTGAAGGTA TCCACGTCCACCAAAGAGGACTCGTGGACTTTGTTCAAACCGCCTCCCGTGTTTCCCGTGGACAATAGTAGCGCTAAAATAGTGCCTAAGATCAGTTATGCAAGCAAAGTGAAGG ACCTCAATAAGACAGCCCTAGCTGGCGGAGAGGCTCTGTCCCCAGCTCCCCAGGTGCCTGGGAGACCGTCACAGGTCCCCATGTCTGCGGTGAAGACCATCACCTCGGCTAGCTTTACCAACGGCCCTCTGACGGGGGAGGGCAACGGCTGCCCCCTGCCAGGTCCTCATTTCAGCTCGGTGGGGAGCTCG TCCCCGGCCTGGCCTCCTCCTCCGCTGCTAGCGCAGACAACGGAGCATCCCCCTGCCGGGCAACAGCACTGCATCACCCCCCTCCACGGCCGAGCCAGGAAGCCTAGCCTGTTTGTTTACCCCCACTCGCCCTCCAATATGCAACTCTCTCTCCCCAGCGGTCGCCAGGCCGACCCCCCCGCCGCCCCAACCAATCAGAAATCTCTGGGGGACATCTTTCAGAACCAGTGGGGGTTGTCTTTTATCAATGAGCCTAGCGCCGGCCCAGAGGGCTTGGCGTGCCACCCCGCCCTGAAGGACAAACCCGTGGAGGTGAGCGTTCAAGGGGGCTGTTCCGCCGCCGTGACCGCGTGCCCC TCCGTCTCCTCCCAGACTCTTGAGCAGCCACCTTTCCCCAAGGCGTACGAGCCGGACAAACGGACTAGCGCTCAGACCTCGAGCAAAGGCATATAGCCCCGCCCC GTCTGCGGTGTCCCGGCCCCGCCCCCGAACCGTCGGCCCAGGCCTGCGGATCTTGGACCGGACTCCCAGAGCGATGGGGCTGGGGATGTTGGTGCACTG GTGTTCTGCTCTTCTTCCTCCAAGGATGTTGGTGCCGAGC AGCCGGACCTCCCTGTCTGTGCCCAGCCGGCTCTGGCCAGAGAGCAGGTCCAGTCGAAGGCCTCGGAGCGCAGGGCCAGCTGGGGCTTATTTGATCTAAAAGCTGCTGTAGTTTATCACACTAAAG AAATGGAATATATTTTGAATTTGCAAAAACAAG ATCCAAATCGCGTAGTGCTCTACAGTGAATCTAAGAACGGTCCTGACGAGTGA